In Geotalea uraniireducens, one genomic interval encodes:
- a CDS encoding cytochrome c3 family protein: MMKASKISGLFLIPFVLVLAAVFVLGTGQESGAARKMARKECIDCHQKFSDKYMGMKSLHPAVKEQKCEECHLRHGIVPKLILKENGNALCLKCHPRDKIGLNKKYFHSALKNGKCTGCHDPHGAPGAFLLRFEGNAICYQCHKKENYEQQNVHKVLTEKGCRACHLAHSADQPDLLTKAVPQLCLDCHQSGAAAFKKAHGNYPVEKSRCTICHNPHSSKQAKLLKNSLHNPVGQSDCGSCHAAADSAKPFALQDEGSKLCANCHDLTGLQAGGTVMHAPFKNGKCVACHNPHASEYPKLLAGDGNALCFACHKEKQTPPAVSHKAVASGKGCLSCHSPHAAKEKGLLVAAGSTLCYGCHAKVRDAEKLKDVHPPFAGGDCSSCHNPHGSGYPFILKDRMDTVCYGCHSTEETRFKKTYTHRPVLDGECGSCHFGHSSNETKLLKAPAAKLCSNCHADMLKDSGEMAKHQPFADGDCLTCHDPHGSNLGGMITRKEDVLCLECHDALGTAAKKAKDLHAPYAKGECTSCHTPHKGKLNKLLLALSPDLCLTCHKDLKEKLAKETDHSPARKDCQSCHNPHFSVEPKLLLQPVTPLCSSCHDVKSPSFGTAHLGIAPEAMECMSCHDPHASKDPKFFKDVLHPPFAARTCDDCHIVAKH; encoded by the coding sequence ATGATGAAAGCATCGAAGATAAGCGGGCTGTTCCTGATTCCATTCGTCCTGGTGCTGGCAGCGGTATTTGTGCTCGGCACCGGGCAAGAGTCCGGGGCGGCCCGGAAGATGGCCCGCAAGGAGTGCATCGACTGCCATCAGAAGTTCTCGGATAAGTATATGGGGATGAAGAGCCTCCATCCGGCGGTCAAGGAGCAGAAGTGCGAAGAGTGCCACCTCCGCCACGGCATCGTGCCGAAGCTGATTCTCAAGGAGAACGGCAACGCCCTCTGCCTGAAATGTCACCCACGCGACAAGATCGGCCTGAACAAGAAATATTTCCATTCGGCGCTTAAAAACGGCAAATGCACCGGCTGCCACGATCCCCACGGCGCCCCCGGCGCCTTCCTTCTCCGCTTCGAGGGGAACGCCATCTGCTACCAGTGCCACAAGAAGGAAAACTACGAGCAGCAGAACGTCCACAAGGTTTTGACCGAGAAGGGGTGCCGGGCCTGCCACCTGGCGCACAGCGCCGACCAGCCGGACCTGCTGACCAAGGCGGTCCCCCAGCTCTGCCTCGACTGCCACCAGAGCGGCGCTGCCGCCTTCAAGAAAGCGCACGGCAACTATCCGGTGGAAAAGAGCCGCTGCACGATCTGCCACAATCCCCATTCGTCCAAACAGGCGAAGCTGTTGAAGAACAGTCTCCACAACCCGGTGGGGCAGTCGGACTGCGGCTCCTGCCACGCGGCCGCCGATTCGGCCAAGCCTTTCGCCCTCCAGGACGAGGGGAGCAAACTCTGCGCCAACTGCCATGACCTGACCGGGCTGCAAGCCGGCGGAACGGTGATGCATGCGCCGTTCAAGAACGGCAAGTGTGTCGCCTGCCACAACCCCCATGCCTCGGAATATCCGAAGCTCCTCGCCGGCGACGGCAATGCCCTCTGCTTCGCTTGTCACAAGGAGAAGCAGACGCCGCCGGCGGTGAGCCACAAGGCGGTGGCCAGCGGCAAAGGGTGCCTCAGCTGCCACTCGCCGCATGCCGCCAAGGAGAAGGGGCTGTTGGTGGCGGCGGGGTCGACCCTCTGCTACGGCTGCCATGCCAAGGTCCGCGATGCCGAAAAGCTCAAGGACGTCCATCCGCCTTTTGCCGGCGGCGACTGCTCGTCCTGTCACAATCCCCACGGCTCCGGCTACCCGTTCATCCTCAAGGACCGGATGGACACGGTCTGCTACGGCTGCCATTCGACGGAAGAGACCCGTTTCAAGAAAACTTACACCCACCGGCCGGTGCTTGACGGCGAGTGCGGCTCCTGCCATTTCGGCCATTCGTCCAATGAGACGAAGCTGTTGAAGGCGCCGGCGGCCAAGCTCTGCAGCAACTGCCATGCCGACATGCTGAAGGATAGCGGCGAGATGGCCAAGCATCAGCCGTTCGCCGACGGCGACTGCCTCACCTGCCACGATCCCCACGGCAGCAACCTGGGGGGGATGATTACCCGCAAGGAGGACGTGCTCTGCCTCGAATGCCACGATGCCCTCGGCACTGCGGCCAAGAAGGCCAAGGACCTCCACGCCCCTTACGCCAAGGGCGAATGCACCAGCTGCCATACCCCGCACAAGGGGAAACTGAACAAGCTGCTGTTAGCGCTCAGTCCCGATCTCTGCCTGACCTGCCACAAGGATCTGAAGGAGAAACTGGCCAAGGAGACCGACCACTCGCCGGCGCGGAAGGACTGCCAGAGCTGTCACAATCCGCACTTCTCCGTCGAGCCGAAGCTGCTGCTCCAGCCGGTAACGCCGCTCTGCAGCTCGTGCCACGACGTGAAGAGCCCGTCGTTCGGCACGGCCCATCTGGGGATCGCCCCCGAAGCGATGGAGTGCATGAGCTGCCACGATCCCCACGCGTCGAAGGACCCGAAGTTCTTCAAGGATGTGCTCCATCCCCCCTTCGCCGCCCGGACCTGTGACGACTGCCATATCGTAGCGAAGCATTGA
- a CDS encoding cytochrome C, whose translation MRFKPVLVTAALVVFGTAGFSYAFHSGGVAECEGCHTMHNSLGGQAMGAGTQYNANAYLLQGTDQSSTCLNCHAHADTAPSSYHIMTYPTPGAGLPPVELTPGGDFAWLKKDYSWVPRTGAATETSPGERHGHNVVAADFGYVVDSTLTTAPGGSYPADKLSCISCHDPHGKYRVLSDGTQATTGKPIKSSGSYGAVGDSNFAVGTYRLLAGTGYTPVSVGGFAFTQPALYAAVPSSYNRSEATSDTRVAYGKGTSEWCANCHVNMHSTLGSGFVHPAGQNLGTTIINNYNAYVKSGDMTGTSTTAFTSMVPFQSDQLTDNSALFALTSKTDGPSGSDKVSCLSCHRAHATGWDSMTRWNNSYEMLVLGDSTGQPVYPGTDSTVSNAAAAQGRTVAEVQKTFYDRPATKYAAFQRSLCNKCHAKD comes from the coding sequence ATGCGTTTTAAGCCAGTTTTAGTCACTGCAGCATTAGTGGTCTTTGGAACTGCCGGTTTTTCGTATGCTTTCCACAGCGGCGGCGTTGCCGAGTGCGAAGGGTGCCACACGATGCATAACTCCCTCGGCGGCCAAGCCATGGGTGCCGGAACCCAGTACAACGCCAATGCCTACCTGCTCCAAGGTACCGACCAGAGTTCGACCTGTCTCAACTGCCATGCCCACGCCGACACCGCTCCTTCCAGCTATCACATCATGACCTACCCGACCCCGGGCGCCGGCCTGCCGCCGGTTGAACTGACCCCGGGCGGCGACTTCGCCTGGTTGAAGAAAGACTACTCGTGGGTTCCCCGTACCGGGGCCGCCACCGAGACCAGCCCTGGCGAGCGTCACGGCCATAACGTCGTGGCCGCCGACTTCGGCTATGTCGTGGATAGCACTCTGACCACCGCCCCGGGCGGCAGCTATCCGGCCGACAAACTCTCCTGCATCAGCTGCCACGATCCGCATGGCAAGTACCGCGTGCTGTCTGACGGTACCCAGGCGACTACCGGCAAGCCGATCAAATCGTCCGGTTCCTATGGCGCCGTTGGCGACAGCAACTTTGCCGTTGGTACCTACCGGCTGCTCGCCGGTACGGGCTACACCCCGGTATCGGTTGGCGGTTTCGCCTTCACCCAACCGGCACTCTACGCTGCGGTTCCGAGCAGCTACAACCGCTCTGAAGCGACTTCCGACACCCGCGTTGCTTACGGCAAGGGTACTTCCGAATGGTGCGCCAACTGCCATGTCAATATGCACAGCACCCTCGGCAGCGGCTTCGTTCACCCGGCCGGCCAGAATCTCGGCACCACCATCATCAACAACTACAATGCGTACGTGAAGTCCGGCGACATGACCGGGACCTCCACCACCGCCTTCACCTCGATGGTGCCGTTCCAGTCCGACCAGCTGACCGACAACTCGGCGCTGTTCGCCCTGACCTCCAAAACCGACGGTCCGTCGGGTAGCGACAAGGTCAGCTGCCTCTCCTGCCACCGCGCCCATGCCACCGGTTGGGACAGCATGACCCGCTGGAACAACTCGTACGAAATGCTGGTGCTCGGCGATTCCACCGGTCAGCCGGTCTATCCGGGTACCGACTCCACGGTGTCCAACGCCGCCGCGGCTCAGGGCCGGACCGTTGCCGAAGTTCAGAAGACCTTCTATGACCGTCCGGCAACGAAGTACGCTGCATTCCAAAGATCACTCTGCAACAAGTGCCATGCTAAGGACTAA
- a CDS encoding cytochrome c3 family protein, translating to MRNRLIMLLVPALLAAVVWGVFPSRAEDNSLKFKLKPGAGSKICFNCHAAFQETMKKPFVHTPLKKGDCAGCHNPHTSRHGKLLDADRSRICFRCHPDLTPSGSRSVHKVVAAGECMKCHDPHAAANKFQLRQSGNDLCFDCHKELKQQLEKIKFKHSPVTKGCLTCHLPHASATAPFLLRADISSLCTGCHKTDRPLFAKQHMNYPVAGSRCTGCHDPHGSNREGLLYNGVHKPVAGRMCNQCHEEANSAKPLALKKRGAELCRGCHSVKMNEILGKNRLHWPLLGKDECLNCHNPHASKDAGLLKSDQKTLCGSCHEEAIRRQDRSASKHEPVDKGQCTACHNPHSSDYLFLAKAPTDAEWCGSCHDWQKHSTHPLGDKAIDPRNRNLTVQCLSCHRAHGTEYKHLIPFVTVSDLCTQCHQQYKR from the coding sequence ATGAGAAACCGACTGATAATGCTCCTGGTTCCGGCGCTTTTGGCTGCGGTCGTGTGGGGTGTGTTTCCCAGCCGGGCCGAGGACAATAGCCTCAAGTTCAAGCTGAAGCCCGGCGCCGGCAGCAAGATCTGCTTCAACTGCCATGCGGCGTTCCAGGAGACGATGAAGAAACCGTTCGTCCATACGCCGCTGAAGAAAGGGGACTGTGCCGGCTGCCACAATCCCCATACCTCCCGCCACGGCAAGCTGCTCGACGCGGACCGGTCGCGGATCTGCTTCCGCTGCCACCCGGACCTCACGCCGAGCGGTTCGCGGAGCGTCCACAAGGTGGTTGCCGCGGGGGAGTGCATGAAGTGCCATGACCCCCATGCCGCAGCGAACAAGTTCCAACTGCGCCAGAGCGGCAACGACCTCTGTTTCGACTGCCACAAGGAGCTGAAGCAGCAACTGGAGAAGATCAAGTTCAAGCACAGCCCGGTCACCAAGGGGTGCCTGACCTGCCATCTCCCCCATGCTTCGGCGACGGCGCCGTTTTTGCTCCGCGCCGACATCAGCTCGCTCTGTACCGGCTGCCACAAGACCGATCGGCCGCTGTTCGCCAAGCAGCACATGAATTACCCGGTGGCCGGTTCGCGTTGCACCGGCTGCCACGACCCGCACGGGTCGAACCGGGAGGGGCTCCTCTACAACGGCGTCCACAAACCGGTGGCGGGGCGGATGTGCAACCAGTGCCACGAAGAGGCGAACTCCGCCAAGCCGCTGGCGCTGAAGAAACGGGGGGCCGAACTCTGCCGCGGCTGCCACAGCGTCAAGATGAACGAGATCCTCGGCAAGAACCGGCTCCACTGGCCGCTGCTCGGCAAGGACGAGTGCCTCAACTGCCACAATCCCCACGCCAGCAAGGATGCCGGCCTGCTGAAGAGCGACCAGAAGACGCTCTGCGGCAGTTGTCACGAAGAGGCGATCCGGCGTCAGGATCGTTCGGCCAGCAAGCACGAACCGGTAGACAAGGGGCAGTGCACCGCCTGTCACAACCCACACTCTTCCGACTACCTCTTCCTCGCCAAGGCACCGACCGACGCCGAGTGGTGCGGCAGCTGCCACGACTGGCAGAAGCACTCGACCCACCCGCTGGGCGACAAGGCCATCGATCCGCGCAACCGCAACCTGACGGTCCAGTGTCTCTCCTGCCACCGGGCCCACGGCACGGAGTACAAGCACCTGATCCCGTTCGTTACGGTGAGCGACCTGTGCACCCAGTGCCATCAACAGTACAAGAGGTGA
- a CDS encoding peptidylprolyl isomerase, with protein MKLIGKAVGSMMIITASAVYCWGAAPTTPPLAAPPAATAATPSVAPAAAPGPKKIEIELKAPLFSPQFASCPVATVNDEPITVSDLADALASMHDWSKMGAAHGPRDYEALLDRLINIRLFTQEGTTMGLDELPEAKKALDDNARITLWEMLKDEITKDAKADPARVEELYKESAREWKLTSVKLAKEEDAKELAAKVAAGGDFSALVAELVKAGKAEGGGEGGYVKPKALLPEISAVVDTMKVGAVSQVVPIGPAFTLFRLDDIRYPESDAAREAATDQALVFRKNAIIAEQRAVWLKKLVKTNNKLLKKLDLEAPKPGFAKLLKDKRVITRIKGGAPITVGQLTTEIGKKFFHGIDEAIKEKKVNAKIIPVLDGLIQNEVYTAEARQRGLDKSAAYQKAVTEYRRSLMFGLFIQKAVAPDITLTEQEVKDYFDSHLGDYSTPEMMRLSALVFSSNKDAEGAVEKLRKGAEFQWVREHADGQVKADKAGLLTFGETPLVTNKLDEGLRKALAGAKGGDYRLYESPDSYFYLIQVRDVIAPQPTAYEDVREAVAKKLFNEKLTKAVDDWAEKLKQAYKVKVFMADLRQ; from the coding sequence ATGAAATTGATTGGCAAGGCAGTTGGTTCAATGATGATCATTACCGCCAGTGCGGTCTACTGCTGGGGCGCCGCCCCGACGACCCCGCCGCTGGCGGCTCCCCCCGCCGCGACGGCCGCTACGCCGTCCGTGGCCCCGGCTGCGGCGCCGGGACCGAAGAAAATCGAGATCGAGCTTAAGGCGCCGCTCTTTTCGCCGCAGTTCGCCTCCTGCCCGGTGGCGACGGTCAATGACGAGCCGATCACCGTTTCCGACCTGGCCGATGCGCTGGCGTCGATGCACGACTGGTCGAAGATGGGAGCGGCCCACGGCCCGCGGGATTACGAAGCGCTGCTCGACCGGCTGATCAATATCCGCCTCTTTACCCAGGAAGGGACCACCATGGGGCTCGACGAGCTGCCGGAGGCGAAAAAAGCCCTCGACGATAACGCCCGGATCACCCTCTGGGAGATGCTGAAGGACGAGATTACCAAGGACGCCAAGGCCGACCCGGCCCGGGTCGAGGAGCTGTACAAGGAGTCGGCCCGGGAGTGGAAGCTCACCTCGGTGAAACTGGCCAAGGAAGAGGATGCCAAGGAGCTGGCGGCCAAGGTGGCGGCCGGCGGCGATTTCTCGGCGCTGGTCGCCGAACTGGTCAAGGCCGGCAAGGCCGAGGGGGGCGGCGAGGGTGGCTACGTCAAGCCGAAGGCGCTGTTGCCGGAGATCTCCGCCGTTGTCGATACCATGAAGGTCGGCGCGGTCAGCCAGGTGGTGCCGATCGGCCCTGCCTTCACGCTCTTCCGGCTGGACGACATCCGCTACCCGGAGAGCGACGCTGCCCGGGAAGCCGCTACCGACCAGGCGCTGGTTTTCCGCAAGAACGCGATCATCGCCGAACAACGGGCCGTCTGGCTGAAGAAGCTGGTCAAGACCAATAACAAGCTGCTGAAGAAGCTCGATCTGGAGGCGCCGAAACCAGGCTTTGCCAAGCTGCTCAAGGACAAGCGGGTAATAACGCGGATCAAGGGGGGAGCGCCGATCACCGTCGGCCAGCTGACCACCGAAATCGGCAAGAAGTTTTTCCACGGCATCGACGAGGCGATCAAGGAGAAAAAGGTCAATGCCAAGATAATCCCGGTTCTCGACGGCCTGATCCAGAACGAGGTCTATACCGCCGAAGCGCGGCAGCGTGGGCTCGACAAGAGTGCCGCCTATCAGAAGGCGGTGACCGAGTACCGGCGGTCGCTGATGTTCGGCCTGTTCATTCAAAAGGCGGTGGCGCCGGACATCACCCTCACCGAGCAGGAAGTGAAGGACTATTTCGACAGCCATCTCGGCGATTACTCGACGCCGGAGATGATGCGGCTCTCGGCGCTGGTTTTCAGCAGCAACAAGGATGCGGAAGGCGCTGTCGAAAAATTGCGCAAGGGGGCCGAGTTCCAGTGGGTGCGCGAGCACGCCGACGGCCAGGTGAAGGCGGACAAGGCGGGACTGCTCACCTTCGGCGAAACGCCGCTGGTCACCAACAAGCTGGATGAGGGGCTCCGCAAGGCCCTGGCCGGCGCCAAAGGGGGAGACTACCGCCTCTACGAGAGCCCCGACAGTTACTTCTACCTGATCCAGGTGCGGGACGTCATCGCCCCGCAGCCGACTGCTTATGAAGATGTGCGGGAGGCGGTGGCGAAAAAGCTGTTCAACGAGAAGCTGACCAAGGCGGTCGACGATTGGGCCGAAAAGCTCAAGCAGGCTTACAAGGTGAAAGTGTTCATGGCCGACCTGCGCCAGTGA
- a CDS encoding YncE family protein — protein sequence MKLLLVALSCLLLAACQLPSVVSRLPLDQDGAVYLYLEPIPHEGNRLRFELVEATALGVDGGSYPLTLMLSQLNGEEVKRQRFLAYGQLPPGTYRGIALTVKKAELADESGTAALMVPERPVEQSFHFVVNRQKATVVTLSLNPGRSLSDGFRFTPNFVLNVPPRPVIELTGYVSNSRAQTVTVFDKQRKEVVGVIATGRNPRGMAIDQQRRRAYVALAGDHAIEVLDIAVGEVTNRIPLNSGDAPQELALTPNGQLLVVVDGGTNMVSFVDPLSYLELDRIPVDPGPSSVLIDPSGRFAYVFSSLTNTVTLIDIARRAVLAKAATEPGPTRGAFNRRGDGLYLIHEMSSYLGLVDPTTLAERKRTYTGMGLSEVIVDPATDLIYAARRRSGEVDLFEPLSLLSFTFIPVGGEPLRLAIDGDENLLYVVNASRRTLQVVNLVSKRIVAEIDVDLGPYWVTMMGER from the coding sequence GTGAAACTGCTGCTTGTTGCCCTGAGCTGTCTCCTGCTGGCCGCCTGCCAGCTCCCTTCCGTTGTTTCCAGGTTGCCCCTCGACCAGGATGGTGCGGTGTACCTGTACCTGGAGCCGATCCCCCATGAAGGCAACCGGCTCCGCTTCGAGCTTGTCGAAGCGACGGCGCTGGGAGTCGACGGCGGCAGCTATCCGCTGACCCTGATGCTTTCCCAGTTGAACGGCGAAGAGGTGAAGCGGCAGCGGTTCCTTGCCTACGGCCAACTGCCGCCGGGCACCTACCGCGGCATCGCCCTGACGGTGAAGAAGGCGGAACTGGCGGACGAGAGCGGTACGGCGGCCCTGATGGTGCCGGAGCGGCCGGTGGAGCAGTCGTTCCATTTCGTCGTCAACCGTCAGAAGGCGACCGTCGTCACGCTTTCCCTCAATCCGGGCCGTTCGCTCAGCGACGGTTTCCGCTTCACCCCGAATTTCGTCCTCAATGTGCCGCCCCGGCCGGTGATCGAGCTGACCGGCTACGTTTCCAACAGCCGGGCCCAGACGGTTACCGTCTTCGACAAGCAGCGCAAGGAGGTGGTCGGGGTTATCGCCACCGGCCGGAATCCCCGGGGGATGGCGATCGATCAGCAGCGGCGCCGCGCCTATGTGGCGCTGGCCGGCGATCACGCCATCGAGGTGCTCGATATCGCCGTCGGCGAAGTGACCAACCGCATCCCCCTCAACAGCGGCGACGCGCCGCAGGAACTGGCGTTGACCCCCAACGGGCAACTGCTGGTGGTGGTGGACGGCGGCACCAACATGGTCAGCTTCGTCGATCCCCTGTCGTACCTGGAGCTGGATAGAATTCCGGTCGATCCGGGGCCGTCCTCGGTCCTGATCGACCCGTCCGGGCGCTTTGCCTACGTCTTCAGCTCGCTGACCAATACGGTGACCCTGATCGATATCGCCCGCCGGGCGGTGCTGGCCAAGGCGGCCACCGAGCCGGGGCCGACCCGGGGCGCGTTCAACCGCCGGGGCGACGGCCTCTACCTGATCCACGAGATGAGTTCGTACCTGGGGCTGGTCGACCCGACGACCCTGGCCGAGCGGAAACGGACCTACACCGGGATGGGGCTGAGCGAGGTCATCGTCGATCCGGCCACCGACCTGATCTATGCCGCCCGGCGGCGGAGCGGCGAGGTCGATCTCTTCGAACCGTTGTCGCTGCTCTCCTTCACCTTCATTCCGGTGGGGGGTGAACCGTTGCGGCTGGCGATCGACGGCGACGAGAATCTTCTCTACGTGGTGAATGCCTCCCGCCGGACCCTCCAGGTGGTGAACCTGGTCAGCAAGCGGATCGTTGCCGAGATCGACGTCGATCTCGGCCCCTACTGGGTGACGATGATGGGCGAACGGTGA
- a CDS encoding 6-bladed beta-propeller, protein MTATYLYNLSTSNGIVPCNWVRLNIDGVTGEIYVADSSERLVRVFNEAGMETYTFTDNGEYVVVDMVALENGDLILLSNPGIKGARYSLIRANFRGEFQAAIPLSGIPEDFGEFSPTQLTQHKGVLYLVDRQAMKVLAVTPDGACTASYQLGKMLGLTDSQIRDSGLGGFSVDDRGNMLFTLPVDFKAYVMAPDRTMKTFGSRGSSPGKFNIVSGIVADSRGTIFVLDTLRSVVMIFNSDFSFVTEFGFRGYGPGNLVIPADLFQDKTGRIYVTQGANRGVSVYKISYN, encoded by the coding sequence GTGACGGCCACCTATCTGTACAATCTCTCCACCTCCAACGGCATCGTGCCGTGCAACTGGGTTCGGCTCAATATCGACGGCGTGACGGGGGAAATTTACGTGGCCGATTCCAGCGAGCGGCTCGTCAGGGTGTTCAACGAAGCGGGGATGGAAACCTACACCTTTACCGATAACGGCGAGTACGTGGTGGTCGACATGGTGGCCCTGGAGAACGGCGACCTGATCCTCCTGTCCAACCCCGGGATCAAGGGGGCGCGCTACTCGCTGATCCGGGCCAATTTCCGCGGCGAATTTCAGGCGGCGATCCCCTTGAGCGGGATCCCCGAAGATTTCGGCGAGTTTTCCCCGACCCAGCTGACCCAGCACAAGGGGGTGCTCTACCTGGTGGACCGCCAGGCGATGAAGGTGCTGGCGGTGACTCCCGACGGCGCCTGCACCGCCAGCTACCAACTGGGAAAGATGCTCGGGCTGACCGACAGCCAGATTCGCGATTCGGGGCTGGGCGGCTTCAGCGTCGACGACCGCGGCAACATGCTCTTTACCCTGCCGGTGGATTTCAAGGCTTATGTCATGGCGCCGGACCGGACGATGAAGACCTTCGGCTCGCGGGGGAGCAGCCCCGGCAAATTCAATATCGTTTCCGGGATCGTTGCCGACTCCCGGGGAACGATCTTCGTTCTCGATACCTTGCGCAGTGTGGTGATGATCTTTAACAGCGATTTCTCGTTTGTCACCGAGTTCGGTTTTCGCGGCTACGGACCGGGGAACCTGGTGATCCCGGCCGATCTCTTTCAGGACAAGACAGGGCGTATTTACGTAACACAGGGTGCGAACAGGGGGGTCAGTGTCTACAAAATCAGCTACAACTGA
- a CDS encoding GNA1162 family protein, with protein sequence MGAASNTRRRGRAAWLTMLLPVAVAVYWLAGCAGEQVYHDPNMDFGAVKTVAVMPFSNLTRDNLAGERVRDVFSTALLASGGFYVVPAGEVGRGISRAGIATPTTPSPEDVVKLAKMIGADAVITGVVKEYGETRSGTVTANIISVSAEMIEGQTGRIVWSASSTKGGVGFTDRLFGGGGEPMNVVTEEAVNDLLDKLFL encoded by the coding sequence ATGGGCGCAGCGAGCAACACGAGACGAAGGGGACGGGCGGCATGGCTGACGATGCTGCTGCCGGTGGCGGTGGCGGTCTACTGGCTGGCCGGCTGTGCGGGCGAGCAGGTCTATCATGATCCGAACATGGACTTCGGCGCGGTCAAGACCGTGGCGGTGATGCCCTTCAGCAACCTGACCCGGGACAACCTGGCCGGCGAACGGGTGCGGGACGTCTTCAGCACCGCGCTGTTGGCCAGCGGCGGCTTTTACGTCGTCCCGGCGGGCGAGGTCGGCCGGGGAATCTCCCGGGCGGGGATCGCCACGCCGACAACCCCTTCGCCCGAGGATGTGGTCAAACTGGCCAAGATGATCGGTGCCGACGCGGTGATCACCGGGGTGGTGAAGGAGTACGGCGAGACCCGCTCCGGGACGGTGACCGCCAACATCATCTCGGTGAGTGCGGAGATGATCGAAGGGCAGACCGGCCGGATCGTCTGGTCGGCCTCCTCCACCAAGGGGGGGGTCGGGTTTACCGACCGGCTGTTCGGCGGCGGCGGCGAGCCGATGAACGTGGTGACCGAAGAGGCGGTTAATGATCTGCTCGATAAGCTCTTTCTCTAG